A stretch of DNA from Bacillus sp. NP157:
GGTACGAACAGAACGACCACCACGTCGAACGCAATTTCTATTACATCGACGGCCCCGTCAGCGATAAGTACTACCTGCAGGATCCGGACCGCCAGCTGTTCGCGCAGGACTACACCATCACGACGAAACAGGCTTACCTGCAGGACAGCTTCAAGGCGTTCGACGACCGGTTGTCCGTCGATGTCGGCGTGAAGAGCCCGCACACCACGATGAAGGCGGTCGAGCTGCCCGGCGTGGAAAGCCCCTACGCCACCGGCACGCTGAAGGCGCAGAAGTCGTTGCTGCCGCAGGCCGGCCTGGCCTGGAAGCTGGCGCCGGGCCAGGAGTTGTTCCTTTCCTATGCGAAGAACATCGCCTCGTTCCAGGGCGGCGGCGCGGGTGGCCCGCAGTCGGTGTCGCAGGCGGCGTTCGATGGCACCCGGTCGAGCCTGAAGCCGGAGCAGTCGCGCAGCATCGACGGCGGCTTCCGCAGCGTCGGCTCGTTCTACGAGGGCTCGGTCGCGTTGTACGACGTGAAGTTCGACAACCGGCTGCTCTCGCTCAATCCCTGCCCGAGCATCGAGGTGGGCACGCGGCCGGAGTGCAACACGGCGTTCGTCAACGTCGGCTCGGTCAGCAGCCGCGGCGCGGAGTTCACCTTCATCTGGAAGCCCCTCAAGGGGTTCCAGTGGTACAACTCGGCGTCGTTCAATCGTTCGAAGTACGATGACAACTACGTGGCCAACGGCGTGGTGGTTCCGGTGAAGGACAAGACGACGGTGGATACGCCCAAGCGGATGTTCGCCAGCGAGGTGAGCTACACCACGGGGCCGTGGTCGGCCAGCCTGCGCGGCAAGTACACCGGCAAGCGCTACTACACGTACACCAATGACCAGGGCGTGGCCGGCGCGACCTCGTTCGACTTCGGCGCGAGCTACGACTTCGGTGCGCTTGGCGAGCTGAAGGCGCTGACGCTGGCGCTGAACGTCACCAACCTGACCGACCATCGCTACGCCACCAACCTGACCGCGTTCGCGGCGACGGATCCGCAGGGCCGGGCCCTGGCGTTCCATGCCAGCGCGCCGCGGCAGAGCTTCGTGACCCTGTCGGCGGACTTCTGATGAAGGCAACGGCGCTATCCTTCGGCATCCTTGCCTTGTTGAGCGGAGCCCTGCCGATGACCGTGGAAGCCCAGGCCGCCCGGCCGATCGCCGCGAAAGGGCTGGTGATCGGCCATCGCGGGGCCAGCGCCCTGCGCCCGGAACACACGCTGGCCTCGTATGCCTTGGCCATCCGCGACGGGGCCGATTTCATCGAGCCGGACCTGGTGTCGACGAAGGATGGCGTCCTGGTCGTCCGCCACGAGAACGAGATCGGCGGCACCACGGACGTGGCCGCACATCCCGAGTTCGCCTCGCGCAAGACGACGAAGACCGTCGACGGCGTACAGGTCACCGGCTGGTTCACCGAGGATTTCACCCTCGCGGAACTGAAGACCCTGCGCGCACGTGAGCGCCTGGCCGATATCCGCAAGGCGAACACCGCCTTCGATGGACAGTTCACCGTGCCGACCTTCGACGAGATGATCGAGTTCGTGGCGGCCGAGGCCTCGGCGCGCGGGAAGGTGCTGGGCATCATTCCGGAGATCAAGCATTCGACGTACTTCCGTGGCGTGGGCCTGCCGATGGAAGACAAGGTGCTGGCGACCCTGGCCGCGCATGCCTATACCCGCACGGCCCCGGTGGAGATCCAGTCGTTCGAGGTGGGTAACCTGAAGTACCTGCGCGGCAAGCTGGGCAAGGACCACCCGAACATCCGCCTGCTGCAGCTGATGGAGGCCGGGGAGGAGCGCCCGGCCGACCAGCCCTCGCTCACCTACGCGCAGATGATGACGCCCGCGGGCCTCAAGGCCATCCGCGGCTACGCCGACGCCATCGGCCCGTCCACCCGCAGCATCATCCCGCTGGGCAAGGACGGGAAGCTGGCCCCCGTGGCGCCCCTTGTCCACGACGCCCACGCGGCCGGCCTGGAGGTGCATCCGTACACCTTCCGCCCCGAGAACCACTTCCTGGCGGCGGATTTCCGCAACGGGGCGGGCGATGCGGCCCGCAACGAGGCAGGCTCGGTCGCCGAGATTCGCGCCTATATCGCCACCGGCATCGATGCCTTCTTCACCGACGACCCCGCCCTCGGCCGCCAGGCCCTAGACACCCCGTAGGAGCGCGCCTGCGCGCGATAACCAGCCCGCGACCCACCCCATCGCGCGCAGGCGCGCCCCACGGGCCCGCGCCTGTGGGGGCCCACAGCGACACACCCCCACCCAGCCCGCTATGATCCGCGGTCATTTGCCACACCCCGGATTGCCCCATGTCGCTAGCCAGGTTCCTTCGCCATAAGTCGGTCGAGCAGTTGCAGGCGGAAGTCGGCAAGCGATCGGATTTCCGCCGCGTGCTGGGCCTGTGGCAGCTCACCGCCATCGGCATCGGCGGCATCATCGGCGTGGGCATCTTCGTCCTGGCCGGCCAGCAGGCCGCCATGAACGCGGGCCCGGCGGTGGCCCTCAGCTTCATCATCGCCGGCCTGGGCAGCGCCTGCGCCGCGCTGTGCTACGCGGAATTCGCCGGGCTCATTCCCGTCACCGGCAGCGCCTACACCTACGGATACGCGGTGCTCGGCGAGGGCGCGGCGTGGATCATCGGCTGGGATCTCTTGCTCGAATACGCCCTGGTGGTGGCGGTGGTCGCCATCGGCTGGTCGGGCTACGTGCAGGTGTTGCTGGCCACGGCGGGCGTGCACCTGCCGGAGTGGGCGCAGAAGAGCATGAGCGCCGACACCATGAAGTACTACTGGCAGCACGCGGTGGGCTCGCTCGGCGTCAGCTTCGCGAACCCCGTGCCGGCGCCGACGGACGGCCATCGTTTCAACATCATCGCCGCGGGCATCTCGCTGCTGGTGGCGATCATGCTCTCGGTGCGTACCGAGTGGGGCGCGCGCCTCAACACGCTCATCGTCACCATCAAGGTGATCGGGGTGGCGCTGGTCATCGGCGTCGGCGCGTTCTTCATCAACACCGCCAACTGGCATCCGTTCATCCCCGAGCGCGTCTTCGACGACAAGGGCATGAGCCACTTCGGCTGGCACGGCGTGCTCACGGGCGCATCGGTGGTGTTCTTCGCCGTGTTCGGTTACGAC
This window harbors:
- a CDS encoding glycerophosphodiester phosphodiesterase, yielding MTVEAQAARPIAAKGLVIGHRGASALRPEHTLASYALAIRDGADFIEPDLVSTKDGVLVVRHENEIGGTTDVAAHPEFASRKTTKTVDGVQVTGWFTEDFTLAELKTLRARERLADIRKANTAFDGQFTVPTFDEMIEFVAAEASARGKVLGIIPEIKHSTYFRGVGLPMEDKVLATLAAHAYTRTAPVEIQSFEVGNLKYLRGKLGKDHPNIRLLQLMEAGEERPADQPSLTYAQMMTPAGLKAIRGYADAIGPSTRSIIPLGKDGKLAPVAPLVHDAHAAGLEVHPYTFRPENHFLAADFRNGAGDAARNEAGSVAEIRAYIATGIDAFFTDDPALGRQALDTP
- a CDS encoding amino acid permease; translated protein: MSLARFLRHKSVEQLQAEVGKRSDFRRVLGLWQLTAIGIGGIIGVGIFVLAGQQAAMNAGPAVALSFIIAGLGSACAALCYAEFAGLIPVTGSAYTYGYAVLGEGAAWIIGWDLLLEYALVVAVVAIGWSGYVQVLLATAGVHLPEWAQKSMSADTMKYYWQHAVGSLGVSFANPVPAPTDGHRFNIIAAGISLLVAIMLSVRTEWGARLNTLIVTIKVIGVALVIGVGAFFINTANWHPFIPERVFDDKGMSHFGWHGVLTGASVVFFAVFGYDTLTTAAEEAKDPQRDLPRAVLLSLAVAMVLYIAVSLVLTGIVPYSSLGGEASVSDAFNAIGLPWISNIIAVAAVIGVVSVLFAFMLGAARIWFALSRDGLLPAWFSKVHPRFGTPARPTMILGGFTAIVSGLLPIGEVAELVNIGTLSAFILICASVLVLRVRRPGLHRNFRTPAVWFTAPLGIVFSLALIYGLPWITFERFAVWMVIGLIVYFAYGARHSRLNDQ